A region from the Streptosporangium sp. NBC_01756 genome encodes:
- a CDS encoding glycoside hydrolase family 13 protein, translating into MSATWWRGAAIYQVYLRSFADGNGDGVGDLTGLRARLPYLSDLGVDAIWLNPWYPSPMADGGYDVADYRDIEPSFGTLAEAEKFIEEAHALGIRTIIDIVPNHGSDQQEWFVQALAAGPGSAERGRFWFQPGRGEHGELPPNDWQSIFGGPAWTRVADGEWYLHLFAPEQPDFNWTNPEVVQEFHDVLRFWFDRGVDGIRIDSAAVLLKDFGSVEESYTDHDGVHDIYRAWRQVADEYGERILIGEVWLPDQERFALYLRPDEMHTAFNFDFLACAWDAVALRRSIDTTLATHAPVGAPPTWVLSNHDVPRPVTKYGREVTSFDHGDRRDGAPSDLVLGERRARAAALLAMALPGSVYVYQGEELGLPEVDDIPDELRQDPIWDRSGHTVPGRDGCRVPLPWSGDAPPFGFGAGEPWLPQPPVWKRLTAEAQAGDPASMLSLYREALRLRREELGDGTLNWLDTTAEVLAFTRESGVTCVANLGPEPVRLPPHNAVLLASGPLDGGELPSDTAVWLRTT; encoded by the coding sequence ATGTCTGCAACGTGGTGGCGGGGAGCCGCGATCTACCAGGTCTACCTGCGGAGTTTCGCAGACGGCAACGGTGACGGCGTCGGCGACCTCACAGGTCTCCGGGCGCGCCTGCCGTACCTCTCCGACCTGGGAGTCGACGCGATCTGGCTCAACCCCTGGTATCCCTCGCCGATGGCCGACGGCGGCTACGACGTGGCCGACTACCGCGACATCGAACCGTCCTTCGGCACCCTCGCCGAGGCGGAGAAGTTCATCGAGGAGGCGCACGCCCTCGGTATCAGGACGATCATCGACATCGTGCCCAACCACGGCTCCGACCAGCAGGAGTGGTTCGTCCAGGCGCTGGCGGCCGGGCCCGGTTCCGCCGAGCGCGGGCGGTTCTGGTTTCAGCCCGGCAGGGGCGAGCACGGGGAGCTGCCGCCGAACGACTGGCAGTCGATCTTCGGTGGCCCGGCCTGGACCCGGGTGGCCGACGGTGAGTGGTACCTGCACCTGTTCGCTCCCGAGCAGCCCGACTTCAACTGGACCAACCCGGAGGTCGTGCAGGAGTTCCACGACGTGCTGCGGTTCTGGTTCGACCGGGGCGTGGACGGCATCCGGATCGACTCGGCGGCCGTGCTGCTCAAGGACTTCGGCAGCGTCGAGGAGTCCTACACCGACCATGACGGGGTGCACGACATCTACCGCGCCTGGCGGCAGGTCGCCGACGAGTACGGCGAGCGGATCCTGATCGGCGAGGTGTGGCTGCCCGACCAGGAGAGGTTCGCCCTCTACCTGCGGCCCGACGAGATGCACACCGCGTTCAACTTCGACTTCCTGGCCTGCGCCTGGGACGCCGTCGCGCTGCGCCGCTCGATCGACACCACCCTGGCCACCCACGCTCCGGTCGGCGCCCCGCCGACCTGGGTGCTGTCCAACCACGACGTGCCGCGTCCGGTGACGAAGTACGGCCGGGAGGTCACCTCCTTCGACCACGGCGATCGCCGTGACGGAGCGCCGTCCGACCTCGTGCTCGGCGAGCGCAGGGCCAGGGCGGCGGCGTTGCTGGCGATGGCGCTGCCCGGCAGCGTCTACGTCTACCAGGGCGAGGAGCTGGGGCTGCCCGAGGTCGACGACATCCCTGACGAGCTGCGCCAGGACCCCATCTGGGACCGCTCGGGACACACCGTCCCCGGCCGCGACGGCTGCCGGGTGCCGCTGCCCTGGTCCGGAGACGCGCCTCCCTTCGGTTTCGGCGCCGGTGAGCCGTGGCTGCCGCAGCCGCCCGTCTGGAAGCGGCTGACGGCCGAGGCCCAGGCGGGTGACCCCGCCTCCATGCTCTCCCTCTACCGCGAGGCCCTGCGCCTGCGCCGGGAGGAGCTCGGCGACGGCACGCTGAACTGGCTCGACACCACAGCCGAGGTGCTGGCCTTCACCCGCGAGTCCGGTGTCACCTGCGTGGCCAACCTCGGCCCCGAGCCGGTACGGCTCCCGCCCCACAACGCCGTGCTGCTGGCCAGCGGACCGCTCGACGGCGGAGAGCTCCCCTCCGACACCGCCGTGTGGCTCCGCACGACCTGA
- a CDS encoding carbohydrate ABC transporter permease translates to MKEHAPQFRGVVSPHTLKSPRGRVIYWIVLVVVVVSFTAAFVFPLYWMITGALKTPEELAQIPPGFLPTSLDFGVYAEAWDQLNLGRFLGNTLLYAGGALLFTLAIDVTAAYALSKLRPVLGNLVLGLMLATLMIPPMVILLPAYLTVKDLPIFGWDLLNTPWAIWLPAAANGFYIFLLKRFFDSIPRELLEAAQIDGASAVRILWSIVLPVSRPIIGVVSILSVVTVWKDFVWPLLVLPDSENMSISVGIASLSAQMPQNVLIAALVIASLPAIIVFFVFQRSIMAGLTAGSLKG, encoded by the coding sequence GTGAAGGAGCACGCACCGCAGTTCCGCGGAGTGGTCTCCCCGCACACGCTGAAGTCTCCCCGCGGCCGGGTGATCTACTGGATCGTCCTGGTCGTGGTGGTGGTGAGCTTCACCGCGGCCTTCGTCTTCCCGCTCTACTGGATGATCACCGGCGCGCTGAAGACGCCCGAGGAGCTCGCCCAGATACCGCCCGGTTTCCTCCCCACCTCGCTCGACTTCGGGGTGTACGCCGAGGCGTGGGACCAGCTCAACCTGGGCCGGTTCCTCGGCAACACGCTGCTGTACGCCGGCGGTGCCCTGCTGTTCACGCTGGCCATCGACGTCACGGCCGCCTACGCCCTGTCCAAGCTGCGGCCCGTGCTGGGCAACCTGGTGCTGGGCCTGATGCTGGCCACGCTGATGATCCCGCCGATGGTCATCCTGCTGCCCGCCTACCTGACGGTCAAGGATCTGCCGATCTTCGGCTGGGATCTGCTGAACACGCCGTGGGCGATCTGGCTGCCCGCCGCCGCCAACGGGTTCTACATCTTCCTGCTCAAGCGCTTCTTCGACTCGATCCCCAGAGAACTGCTGGAAGCCGCCCAGATCGACGGCGCCTCCGCGGTCCGCATCCTGTGGTCGATCGTGCTGCCGGTCTCCCGGCCGATCATCGGCGTGGTGTCCATTCTCTCGGTGGTCACCGTCTGGAAAGACTTCGTCTGGCCGCTGCTCGTGCTGCCGGACAGCGAGAACATGTCGATCAGCGTCGGTATCGCCTCGCTGTCGGCCCAGATGCCGCAGAACGTCCTCATCGCCGCACTGGTCATCGCGAGCCTTCCGGCGATCATCGTCTTCTTCGTCTTCCAGCGCAGCATCATGGCCGGCCTGACCGCCGGAAGCCTCAAGGGCTGA
- a CDS encoding carbohydrate ABC transporter permease: MTVKGSRRRTPGGFRRGVRRNLTAYGFLCGALICFAFFSWYPMVREILLSFQQTNFVDDPTWVGLDNFRTVIEDSAFVDAWLNTAAFTGLALVFGYVVPFVAAIVLNELRHAKAYLRFVVYLPVMLPPAVGVLLFKWFYDPGAGLFNQILDLAHIPALSWLDSADTALISLVIVSTWMNLGTGTLIYLAALQSIPGELYEAAELDGAGLFKRVWHVTIPQTKLILLVMLLLQIVATMQVFIEPYLLTGGGPENATLTVAYLMYQYAFNFGDFGAGGALGLMLMVVLMVFSAFYLRISRDNQS, translated from the coding sequence ATGACCGTGAAGGGATCCCGGCGCCGGACACCGGGGGGGTTCCGGCGCGGCGTGCGGCGTAACCTCACGGCGTACGGCTTCCTCTGCGGGGCGCTGATCTGCTTCGCGTTCTTCTCCTGGTACCCGATGGTGCGGGAGATCCTGCTCAGCTTCCAGCAGACGAACTTTGTCGACGATCCCACCTGGGTCGGGCTGGACAACTTCCGCACGGTGATCGAGGACTCGGCGTTCGTCGACGCCTGGCTCAACACCGCCGCGTTCACCGGTCTGGCGCTCGTCTTCGGATACGTCGTCCCGTTCGTGGCGGCGATCGTCCTCAACGAGCTGCGGCACGCCAAGGCGTACCTCAGGTTCGTGGTCTACCTGCCGGTGATGCTGCCGCCGGCCGTCGGCGTGCTGCTGTTCAAGTGGTTCTACGACCCGGGTGCGGGCCTGTTCAACCAGATCCTGGACCTGGCGCACATCCCGGCGCTGAGCTGGCTGGACTCCGCCGACACCGCGCTGATCTCCCTGGTCATCGTCTCCACCTGGATGAATCTGGGCACCGGGACCCTGATCTACCTCGCCGCCCTGCAGAGCATCCCGGGTGAGCTGTACGAGGCCGCCGAGCTGGACGGCGCCGGGCTCTTCAAGCGGGTCTGGCACGTCACGATCCCGCAGACCAAGCTGATCCTGCTGGTGATGTTGCTGCTGCAGATCGTCGCGACCATGCAGGTCTTCATCGAGCCGTACCTGCTGACCGGTGGCGGCCCGGAGAACGCGACGCTCACCGTCGCCTACCTGATGTACCAGTACGCCTTCAACTTCGGAGACTTCGGCGCCGGCGGCGCGCTCGGGCTGATGCTCATGGTCGTACTGATGGTGTTCTCCGCCTTCTACCTGCGCATCTCGCGGGACAACCAGAGCTAG
- a CDS encoding ABC transporter substrate-binding protein — MKPRNLSMLLAAGIVLTAAGCGSDSGSAKPADTKPGTAAADAPVTITVGCQPPKSNPLERTAWDEDVAAFQKLHPNITIESKDAFPCINPDTFQAKLAGGTMEDVFYVYFTDIQKIVAAGQAADISPYVSGVTKLGDLRPDVMSVFKSGEKTYGLPRTNYSTGLVYNRKLFTQAGLDPDTPPKTWAEVQAAAKKIAGLGPGYVGFGEYSAGNTGGWHFTASLYGRGGEMVGPDGKTAAFNSPEGKAVLENLKQMRWTDNSMGAKQLLQWEDLMRMMGGGKLGMMIGAPDVVQSVNNDFKGKFDDYGVAALPEAKASLSGGDGYMFNPKATPEQIKAGLLWLEFHELTPDQGQFNYERNKSQGRPVGLPTPDLYGDAAPGKQIVETRKKFATVPVEHFAPYAEASTTIQNKIEPPRAQELYAILDVAMSAVLTRQDADIDKLLADAEAKANKVLAKSS, encoded by the coding sequence GTGAAACCCCGCAACCTCTCGATGTTGCTCGCCGCGGGCATCGTCCTCACCGCCGCAGGTTGCGGCAGTGACAGCGGCAGCGCCAAGCCTGCTGACACCAAGCCGGGTACCGCGGCCGCCGACGCCCCGGTCACGATCACCGTGGGTTGCCAGCCGCCCAAGAGCAACCCGCTCGAGCGCACGGCGTGGGACGAGGACGTCGCCGCCTTCCAGAAGCTGCACCCGAACATCACCATCGAGAGCAAGGACGCCTTCCCCTGCATCAACCCCGACACCTTCCAGGCCAAGCTGGCCGGTGGCACGATGGAGGACGTCTTCTACGTCTACTTCACCGACATCCAGAAGATCGTCGCGGCGGGTCAGGCCGCCGACATCAGCCCGTACGTCAGCGGTGTCACCAAGTTGGGCGACCTGCGCCCCGACGTCATGAGCGTCTTCAAGAGCGGTGAGAAGACCTACGGCCTGCCCAGGACCAACTACTCGACGGGTCTGGTCTACAACCGCAAGCTGTTCACCCAGGCCGGCCTGGACCCCGACACCCCGCCCAAGACCTGGGCCGAGGTACAGGCCGCGGCCAAGAAGATCGCCGGGCTCGGCCCCGGTTACGTCGGCTTCGGCGAGTACAGCGCCGGCAACACCGGCGGCTGGCACTTCACCGCCTCCCTGTACGGCCGCGGCGGCGAGATGGTCGGCCCCGACGGCAAGACGGCCGCCTTCAACAGCCCCGAGGGCAAGGCCGTGCTGGAGAACCTCAAGCAGATGCGCTGGACCGACAACAGCATGGGCGCCAAGCAGCTCCTGCAGTGGGAGGACCTGATGCGCATGATGGGCGGTGGCAAGCTCGGCATGATGATCGGCGCCCCCGACGTCGTCCAGTCGGTCAACAACGACTTCAAGGGCAAGTTCGACGATTACGGCGTGGCGGCGCTTCCGGAGGCCAAGGCCTCGCTCAGCGGCGGCGACGGCTACATGTTCAACCCCAAGGCGACGCCCGAGCAGATCAAGGCCGGCCTCCTCTGGCTGGAGTTCCACGAGCTGACTCCGGACCAGGGACAGTTCAACTACGAGCGGAACAAGAGCCAGGGCCGCCCGGTCGGCCTCCCCACCCCGGACCTGTACGGCGACGCCGCCCCCGGCAAGCAGATCGTCGAGACGCGCAAGAAGTTCGCCACCGTGCCGGTGGAGCACTTCGCCCCCTACGCGGAGGCCTCCACGACGATCCAGAACAAGATCGAGCCGCCCAGGGCCCAGGAGCTCTACGCCATCCTCGACGTGGCGATGTCGGCGGTGCTGACCAGGCAGGACGCCGACATCGACAAGCTGCTCGCCGATGCCGAGGCGAAGGCCAACAAGGTGCTGGCCAAGTCCAGCTGA
- a CDS encoding TetR/AcrR family transcriptional regulator codes for MTPAAPAVDRLLDDGSGRRPRADARRNLERLVVAARQVAVEGGEITAHEIARRAGVGIGTFYRRVGSLEALLEAVLGEVLGEIVAKGDEGLADPDPWAGFTTFALSYIHLRNELCDVNKRVGDVLDHSRAELRDRIQLLTERAQQAGSMRTDVTWEDVAFLMVAASTGPHTLGLQAGARQWDRNLQVVLDGLRIADPGTLPGEPPALAP; via the coding sequence ATGACACCAGCAGCACCTGCGGTGGACCGGCTCCTGGACGACGGTTCGGGCCGGCGTCCGCGCGCCGACGCCCGGCGCAACCTGGAACGCCTCGTCGTCGCCGCCCGTCAGGTCGCCGTCGAGGGCGGCGAGATCACCGCCCACGAGATCGCGCGCCGCGCCGGTGTGGGCATCGGCACGTTCTACCGCCGGGTCGGCTCCCTCGAGGCCCTGCTCGAGGCGGTCCTCGGCGAGGTGCTGGGGGAGATCGTCGCCAAGGGCGACGAGGGGTTGGCCGATCCGGACCCCTGGGCGGGCTTCACGACGTTCGCCCTCTCCTACATTCACCTTCGCAACGAGTTGTGCGACGTCAACAAGCGCGTCGGCGACGTTCTGGACCACTCCCGAGCCGAGCTGCGCGACCGCATCCAGCTCCTGACGGAGCGAGCCCAGCAGGCCGGATCGATGCGTACGGACGTGACCTGGGAAGACGTGGCGTTCCTCATGGTTGCCGCGTCCACCGGACCCCACACCCTGGGCCTCCAGGCGGGCGCCCGCCAGTGGGACCGCAACCTCCAGGTCGTCCTGGACGGCCTGCGCATCGCCGATCCCGGCACCCTCCCCGGCGAACCGCCCGCCCTGGCCCCCTGA
- a CDS encoding MFS transporter yields MSKIPSGAMKITALAAGFVMASLDATVMQVAGATIQERLHASLSQLTWAVDGYILTFAALLMLAGGLANRVGARRVYMWGMAIFGVASLASALAPGIEVLITARLLQGAGAALFMPSSLALLVRAFPDARERTKVLGVWSAIVSSSMALGPTVGGAMVDAFGWPSIFLINLPIGIAGMLLTRRHIAGAGGDAQPLAASGHAAVIIGLAGISFALIEGPQLGWTAAPVIGAIAAAALATVLLIGRERRTDNQVMPWTLFRGAGFAGANAIGFLFNAAFYGSLFMIGLYFQHARGASPLQAGLEILPLTIFIPISNIAFARISGRVTAGPLLAVSFLVAGGASLALVALSPSTPYWMLAVALGLTSIAGGIISPAMTAAMMNAAGTRHANTAGSVLNANRQIGSLIGIATIGAVLAVIPGWTAGAALSFLLVGAAYIAGALIAWRLIHLPERREATAATATATSGPAPEPQPCHAR; encoded by the coding sequence ATGTCCAAGATCCCGTCAGGCGCGATGAAGATCACGGCGCTGGCCGCCGGGTTCGTCATGGCGAGCCTGGACGCCACCGTGATGCAGGTTGCCGGGGCCACGATCCAGGAACGCCTGCATGCCTCCCTCTCCCAGCTCACCTGGGCCGTGGACGGCTATATCCTCACCTTCGCCGCCCTGCTGATGCTGGCCGGCGGCCTGGCGAACCGGGTGGGCGCGAGACGGGTCTACATGTGGGGCATGGCGATCTTCGGTGTCGCGTCGCTGGCCTCCGCGCTGGCACCGGGCATCGAGGTCCTGATCACGGCGCGGCTCCTCCAGGGGGCCGGGGCCGCACTGTTCATGCCGAGCTCGCTCGCCCTGCTGGTGCGGGCCTTCCCGGACGCGCGCGAACGCACCAAGGTGCTGGGTGTCTGGTCGGCGATCGTCTCCTCGTCCATGGCGCTGGGCCCGACGGTCGGCGGCGCCATGGTCGATGCGTTCGGCTGGCCGAGCATCTTCCTGATCAATCTGCCGATCGGCATCGCGGGCATGCTCCTCACCCGCCGGCACATCGCCGGGGCCGGAGGGGACGCCCAGCCGCTGGCGGCCTCCGGACACGCCGCCGTCATCATCGGACTGGCCGGCATCAGCTTCGCGCTGATCGAGGGCCCGCAGCTCGGCTGGACCGCGGCCCCGGTGATCGGCGCCATCGCCGCCGCGGCACTCGCCACCGTCCTGCTCATCGGCCGCGAGCGCCGGACGGACAACCAGGTGATGCCCTGGACGCTGTTCCGCGGCGCCGGATTCGCCGGCGCCAACGCCATCGGCTTCCTGTTCAACGCCGCGTTCTACGGCTCGCTCTTCATGATCGGCCTGTACTTCCAGCACGCCCGCGGCGCGAGCCCTCTCCAGGCCGGGCTGGAGATCCTGCCTCTAACGATCTTCATCCCGATCAGCAACATCGCCTTCGCCCGCATCTCCGGGCGAGTCACGGCCGGCCCGCTCCTGGCCGTCTCCTTCCTGGTCGCGGGGGGCGCCTCGCTGGCCCTGGTCGCCCTGTCACCCTCCACCCCGTACTGGATGCTGGCCGTCGCCCTCGGCCTGACCAGCATCGCGGGCGGCATCATCTCCCCCGCCATGACGGCGGCCATGATGAACGCGGCGGGCACCCGGCACGCCAACACCGCCGGTTCGGTCCTCAACGCCAACAGGCAGATCGGCTCTCTCATCGGCATCGCCACCATCGGCGCCGTCCTGGCCGTCATCCCCGGTTGGACCGCCGGAGCGGCCCTCTCGTTCCTCCTCGTCGGCGCCGCCTACATCGCCGGGGCCCTGATCGCCTGGCGCCTCATCCACCTGCCCGAACGCCGCGAAGCCACTGCCGCGACCGCGACCGCCACGTCTGGACCGGCCCCCGAGCCGCAGCCCTGCCACGCCCGGTAG
- a CDS encoding FAD-dependent oxidoreductase gives MTERLVVIGGDAAGMSAASQARDRRGPQDLRIVAFEKGAHASYSACGIPYLVGGEVPDAETLVARRPEVFRDELAIDLRLHSEVTEIDLDRRSVAVRDHRDGRDYREPFDQLVIATGGLPNRPDLPGAQAEGVYGVQTLDDGEALLRALESGRPRSAVVVGGGYIGLEMAEALVRRGLEVSLIDAGEQPMSTLDPDMGALIADALRGLGVKVLLGEPVEGFSESAGRVTGAHTAGHDVRADLVVLGLGSRPNTALAAAAGVPVGETSGIRTDRRMRTSVEGVWAAGDCVETFHLVSRRPVAIALGTHANKQGRVAGINIGGGYAGFPGVVGTAASKVCEYEVARTGLTTTEAAQAGFETVEEIVKSTTRAGYYPGSREIRTKVIADRRTGRLLGAQIVGREGAAKRIDVLAVAVWHEMTVQDMTGLDLAYAPPFSPVWDPVLIAARKAAERVERLSGHD, from the coding sequence ATGACGGAACGACTGGTGGTCATCGGCGGCGACGCCGCCGGGATGAGCGCGGCATCACAGGCACGGGACCGACGCGGCCCACAGGACCTGCGGATAGTCGCCTTCGAGAAAGGCGCGCACGCCTCCTACTCCGCGTGCGGGATCCCCTACCTCGTGGGCGGGGAGGTGCCCGACGCCGAGACGCTGGTCGCCCGCAGGCCCGAGGTCTTCCGCGACGAGCTGGCCATAGACCTGCGGCTGCACAGCGAGGTCACCGAGATCGACCTCGACCGCCGCTCGGTGGCCGTGCGCGACCACCGGGACGGCCGCGATTACCGGGAGCCGTTCGACCAGCTCGTCATCGCCACCGGAGGCCTGCCCAACCGTCCCGACCTGCCCGGGGCGCAGGCCGAGGGCGTGTACGGCGTGCAGACCCTGGACGACGGCGAGGCACTGCTGCGGGCCCTGGAGTCCGGGCGTCCGCGCAGCGCGGTGGTGGTCGGCGGCGGATACATCGGCCTGGAGATGGCCGAGGCACTGGTACGGCGGGGCCTGGAGGTATCACTCATCGACGCCGGCGAGCAGCCGATGAGCACGCTCGACCCGGACATGGGCGCCCTGATCGCCGACGCCCTGCGCGGCCTGGGGGTCAAGGTGCTCCTCGGTGAACCCGTCGAGGGCTTCTCCGAGTCCGCGGGGCGGGTCACCGGGGCTCACACGGCGGGCCACGACGTGCGGGCGGACCTGGTCGTCCTCGGGCTCGGCAGCCGCCCGAACACCGCGCTGGCCGCCGCGGCCGGCGTACCCGTGGGCGAGACCTCGGGGATCAGGACCGACCGGCGGATGCGCACCTCCGTCGAGGGGGTCTGGGCGGCCGGCGACTGCGTGGAGACCTTCCATCTGGTCTCCCGCCGCCCAGTCGCGATCGCGCTCGGCACCCATGCCAACAAACAGGGGCGGGTCGCGGGCATCAACATCGGCGGAGGGTACGCCGGTTTTCCCGGCGTCGTCGGGACGGCGGCGTCGAAGGTGTGCGAGTACGAGGTGGCGCGCACCGGCCTGACCACGACCGAGGCGGCACAGGCCGGCTTCGAGACGGTCGAGGAGATCGTGAAGTCCACCACGCGCGCCGGTTACTACCCCGGCTCGCGCGAGATACGGACCAAGGTGATCGCCGACCGCCGGACCGGCCGGCTCCTGGGCGCCCAGATCGTCGGGCGGGAAGGGGCGGCCAAGCGCATCGACGTCCTGGCCGTCGCCGTATGGCACGAGATGACCGTGCAGGACATGACCGGGCTCGACCTGGCGTACGCCCCCCCGTTCTCCCCGGTGTGGGATCCCGTTCTGATCGCCGCGCGCAAGGCCGCCGAACGCGTCGAACGGCTCAGCGGGCACGACTGA
- a CDS encoding Fe-S cluster assembly protein HesB, producing MLTLTDTAAQVIRDLSSQVTDSTDTGVRISSQADGTGSLLLSVVDGPESNDKVVETEGAKIFLDAAAADMLDDKSLDADIDEGGSVAFLVTEQRP from the coding sequence ATGCTTACATTGACGGACACCGCAGCCCAGGTGATCCGGGACCTCAGCTCCCAGGTGACGGACTCCACCGATACAGGTGTCCGCATCTCCTCGCAGGCTGACGGCACAGGATCCCTTCTGCTCTCGGTCGTGGACGGCCCGGAATCCAACGACAAGGTGGTCGAGACGGAAGGAGCGAAGATCTTCCTGGACGCCGCCGCCGCGGACATGCTCGACGACAAGTCCCTGGACGCGGACATCGACGAAGGCGGCTCGGTGGCATTCCTGGTCACCGAGCAGCGTCCCTGA
- a CDS encoding hemerythrin domain-containing protein yields MDAIVLLKDDHKTVEKLFKEFEKAGDGAYKKKRDIVDKIIDELVTHTYIEEEIFYPAAREGAPDTTDHVLESVEEHHVVVWMLSELKEMDPRDERFDAKVTVLMENVRHHVEEEEEEWFPQVREAMGRNRLQELGERMEKAKSQAPGDPLAVSSASA; encoded by the coding sequence ATGGATGCCATCGTTCTCCTCAAGGACGACCACAAGACCGTCGAGAAGTTGTTCAAGGAGTTCGAGAAGGCCGGGGACGGCGCTTACAAGAAGAAGCGGGACATCGTCGACAAGATCATCGATGAGCTTGTCACGCACACCTACATCGAGGAGGAGATCTTCTATCCGGCCGCCCGTGAGGGCGCTCCCGACACCACGGATCACGTCCTGGAGAGTGTGGAGGAGCACCATGTGGTGGTCTGGATGCTCTCCGAACTCAAGGAGATGGACCCTCGGGACGAGCGGTTCGACGCCAAGGTCACCGTGCTGATGGAGAACGTGCGCCATCACGTGGAGGAGGAGGAAGAGGAGTGGTTCCCGCAGGTGCGGGAGGCGATGGGGCGCAACCGGCTCCAGGAGCTCGGCGAGCGGATGGAGAAGGCCAAGTCCCAGGCGCCCGGTGACCCGCTCGCGGTGAGCAGCGCCTCCGCGTAG
- a CDS encoding zinc-dependent alcohol dehydrogenase, with translation MRALTWHGKRDVRVEEVSDPSIKEPTDAIVKITTTAICGSDLHLYEVLGPFIGPGDILGHEPMGIVEEVGTEVTHIKPGDRVVIPFNISCGHCHMCGMKLFAQCETTQVRDHGMGAALFGYTRLYGEVPGGQAEYLRVPQAQFGPIKVPQGPPDERFVYLSDVLPTAWQAVAYADVPDGGTVAVFGLGPIGQMSARIAKHLGYRVIGVDGVQERLAMARRHGVEVLDASVTDDVPDAIRGLTGGRGPDSVIDAVGMEAHGSPVAKLAQTVTGILPDALAAPLMSTAGVDRLAALGQAIETVRRGGTVSISGVYGGMADPMPMLKMFDKGITLRMGQAHVKRWIDDLMPLVTDDSDPLGVMDLATHRLPLEQAPHGYEIFQKKQDGAIKVLLNP, from the coding sequence ATGAGGGCTCTCACCTGGCACGGAAAGCGCGACGTAAGGGTCGAGGAGGTATCCGATCCGTCGATCAAGGAACCGACCGACGCGATAGTCAAGATCACCACTACCGCCATCTGCGGGTCCGACCTGCACCTGTACGAGGTCCTGGGACCTTTCATAGGACCGGGTGACATCCTCGGCCACGAGCCGATGGGCATCGTGGAGGAGGTCGGCACGGAGGTCACCCACATCAAGCCCGGCGACCGGGTCGTCATCCCGTTCAACATCTCCTGCGGCCACTGCCACATGTGCGGGATGAAGCTGTTCGCCCAGTGCGAGACCACCCAGGTCCGCGACCACGGCATGGGCGCCGCCCTGTTCGGCTACACCAGGCTGTACGGCGAGGTGCCGGGCGGGCAGGCGGAGTACCTGCGGGTTCCGCAGGCCCAGTTCGGCCCGATCAAGGTCCCCCAGGGGCCGCCGGACGAGCGGTTCGTCTACCTGTCCGATGTGCTGCCCACCGCCTGGCAGGCGGTCGCCTACGCCGACGTCCCGGACGGCGGGACCGTCGCGGTCTTCGGCCTGGGGCCGATCGGGCAGATGTCCGCCAGGATCGCCAAGCACCTCGGCTACCGGGTCATCGGCGTCGACGGGGTGCAGGAACGGCTCGCGATGGCGCGCAGGCACGGTGTGGAGGTGCTGGACGCCTCGGTGACCGACGACGTTCCCGATGCGATCCGCGGGCTGACCGGCGGCCGGGGTCCCGACTCGGTCATCGACGCGGTCGGCATGGAGGCGCACGGCTCTCCGGTCGCCAAGCTCGCTCAGACGGTCACCGGGATACTGCCCGACGCCCTCGCCGCCCCGCTGATGTCCACCGCGGGCGTGGACCGGCTGGCCGCGCTCGGCCAGGCCATCGAGACGGTACGGCGCGGCGGCACGGTCTCGATCTCCGGCGTCTACGGAGGCATGGCCGATCCGATGCCGATGCTGAAGATGTTCGACAAGGGGATCACCCTGCGGATGGGTCAGGCCCACGTCAAGCGCTGGATCGACGACCTGATGCCGCTGGTGACCGACGACTCCGACCCGCTCGGGGTCATGGACCTGGCCACCCACCGGCTGCCGCTGGAGCAGGCCCCGCACGGTTACGAGATCTTCCAGAAGAAGCAGGACGGGGCCATAAAGGTCCTGCTCAACCCTTAG